From Maritimibacter sp. DP1N21-5, a single genomic window includes:
- a CDS encoding serine hydrolase, translated as MFYLNNITIGLTAAAALTCMGGTALAQSNDPGRWLTPTMIEARASMFMPTLNYLTFQHMDQMFATRTVAAGDAVWDLPENPMSLEGDYTIQGETFDLEGALERTRTNALVVLKDGAIVHETYRNGSGPDTRFLTFSVAKSYTSTLIGFALADGLIESLDDKVTKYLPEMEGSGYDGPTVRDVLRMRSGVNWEERYEFGSETQLTTVHDNSLVAYTYRWCDYAANESEPGPNAPDAVFNYATLDTSVLGCIVERVTGRTGADYMSEKLWQPMGAESDAYWIMDGPDDVGREFFGAGLAVTGRDHARFGQMFLQGGMANGKQVVPADWVTEATVPDEGYEPVAEGEPIGYQYQWWTDAASDVFMALGLHHQFIRVDPTNNIVIVKISYTQEPVGRDAENEELFAQITAKLTQ; from the coding sequence GTGTTTTATCTGAACAACATCACGATAGGTTTGACAGCAGCGGCGGCGCTAACCTGCATGGGAGGTACGGCGTTGGCGCAATCGAACGATCCGGGCCGCTGGCTGACACCGACAATGATCGAAGCGCGGGCGAGCATGTTCATGCCCACCCTCAACTACCTGACGTTCCAGCACATGGACCAGATGTTCGCGACCCGAACCGTGGCCGCAGGTGACGCGGTCTGGGACTTGCCGGAGAACCCGATGTCGCTCGAAGGCGACTACACCATCCAGGGCGAGACCTTCGACCTCGAAGGCGCTCTGGAGCGGACCCGGACCAACGCGCTCGTGGTGCTCAAGGACGGCGCGATCGTTCACGAGACTTACCGCAATGGCAGTGGCCCCGACACACGGTTCCTGACCTTCTCGGTGGCGAAGTCCTACACCTCGACCCTGATCGGCTTCGCGCTGGCCGATGGCCTGATCGAGAGCCTCGACGACAAGGTCACGAAGTATCTGCCCGAAATGGAGGGCTCGGGCTACGACGGGCCGACCGTGCGCGATGTGCTGCGCATGCGGTCGGGCGTGAACTGGGAGGAACGTTACGAGTTCGGCAGCGAGACCCAGCTCACAACGGTCCACGACAATTCGCTCGTCGCCTACACCTATCGTTGGTGCGACTACGCGGCGAATGAAAGCGAGCCCGGTCCGAATGCACCGGATGCCGTGTTCAACTACGCCACACTCGACACCAGCGTCCTGGGCTGCATCGTCGAACGGGTGACCGGACGGACCGGGGCCGACTACATGTCCGAAAAGCTCTGGCAGCCGATGGGCGCGGAAAGCGATGCCTATTGGATCATGGACGGGCCGGATGACGTGGGCCGCGAGTTCTTTGGCGCGGGTCTTGCCGTTACGGGCCGCGATCATGCGCGATTTGGCCAGATGTTCCTTCAGGGCGGCATGGCCAACGGGAAACAGGTGGTCCCCGCCGATTGGGTAACCGAGGCGACCGTGCCCGACGAGGGCTATGAACCCGTCGCCGAGGGCGAGCCCATCGGATACCAATACCAGTGGTGGACCGACGCCGCGAGCGACGTCTTCATGGCGCTTGGCCTGCATCACCAGTTCATCCGTGTCGATCCGACGAACAACATCGTCATCGTGAAGATCAGCTATACGCAAGAGCCCGTGGGCCGTGATGCCGAGAACGAAGAACTCTTCGCACAGATCACAGCGAAGCTGACCCAGTAA